The following are encoded in a window of Gavia stellata isolate bGavSte3 chromosome 17, bGavSte3.hap2, whole genome shotgun sequence genomic DNA:
- the RPL27A gene encoding large ribosomal subunit protein uL15, whose product MIDKTSSLAEGSAAEKSCHKGKKKPWNTDVQGCGASGLLLPVLLIAAFLQPSRLRKTRKLRGHVSHGHGRVGKHRKHPGGRGNAGGMHHHRINFDKYHPGYFGKVGMRHYHLKRNQKFCPTVNLDKLWTLVSEQTRLNYAKNEAGLAPVIDVVRSGYYKVLGKGKLPKQPVIVKAKFFSRRAEEKIKEVGGACVLVA is encoded by the exons ATGATAGATAAAACATCATCGTTGGCTGAAGGAAGTGCTGCAGAGAAGAGTTGCcacaaaggcaagaaaaagccATGGAATACTGATGTTCAAGGATGTGGCGCC TCCGGCCTCTTGCTGCCCGTTTTGCTCATAGCAGCTTTCCTGCAGCCTTCCAGACTAAGGAAGACCCGGAAGCTGAGAGGACACGTTAGTCACGGCCACGGCCGCGTTG gcaaACACAGGAAACATCCTGGAGGGCGTGGTAATGCTGGTGGTATGCACCATCACAGGATTAACTTTGATAAATA TCACCCTGGTTACTTTGGAAAAGTAGGCATGAGACACTATCACTTGAAGAGAAACCAGAAGTTCTGTCCTACTGTCAATTTGGATAAACTGTGGACACTTGTCAGTGAACAGACAAGGCTCAATTATGCAAAAAACGAGGCTGGACTGGCCCCAGTCATTGATGTTGTGCGCTCA GGCTACTACAAAGTGCTGGGCAAGGGGAAGCTGCCCAAGCAGCCTGTAATTGTGAAAGCAAAGTTCTTCAGTagaagagcagaggagaagatCAAAGAAGTTGGTGGTGCCTGTGTGCTTGTGGCATAA